Proteins encoded in a region of the Desulfovermiculus halophilus DSM 18834 genome:
- the tgt gene encoding tRNA guanosine(34) transglycosylase Tgt: MVPGTFTISCTDGPARLGTLHTAHGCIQTPVFMPVGTQASVKSLSPQDLTGIGAQIILGNTYHLYLRPGHELVDQLGGLHAFSSWDRPILTDSGGYQVFSLSALRRLTPEGVEFRSHIDGSKHWFTPQRVMDIQAGLGSDIMMVLDECVSYDANWEYTRDSVQLTTAWAQDSLQGYPPGRGNQLVFGIVQGGFFPDLRTRSAEEITALPFSGFAVGGLSVGEPKEVMLDILAHTAPLLPADKPRYLMGVGTPLDLLDGVAQGIDMFDCVLPTRNARNGTLYTSQGKINIKRREYRADDSPLDPQCNCYTCTTFSRAYLRHLYTARELLAYRLNTLHNLAFYLNLMRRVREAISAGTFAQLHREIQQIFGESQNVKGV, from the coding sequence ATGGTCCCAGGCACATTCACAATATCTTGCACCGACGGTCCGGCCAGGCTGGGCACCTTGCACACCGCTCACGGATGCATCCAAACCCCGGTCTTTATGCCCGTGGGCACCCAGGCCAGCGTCAAGAGCCTCAGTCCCCAGGACCTTACCGGCATCGGCGCCCAGATCATCCTGGGCAACACCTATCATCTGTACCTTCGTCCGGGGCATGAGCTGGTTGATCAGCTGGGCGGGCTGCATGCCTTTTCCAGCTGGGACCGGCCCATCCTGACCGATAGCGGCGGATACCAGGTCTTCAGTCTTTCCGCCCTGCGCAGGCTGACTCCGGAGGGTGTGGAGTTCAGGTCCCATATCGACGGCTCCAAACACTGGTTTACCCCCCAGCGGGTCATGGACATCCAGGCCGGTTTGGGATCGGATATCATGATGGTCCTGGACGAATGCGTCTCCTATGATGCCAACTGGGAGTACACAAGAGATTCCGTCCAGCTGACCACGGCCTGGGCCCAGGACAGCCTGCAGGGCTATCCTCCGGGCAGAGGGAACCAGCTGGTGTTCGGCATTGTCCAGGGCGGCTTCTTTCCGGACCTGCGGACCCGTTCGGCGGAGGAGATCACCGCTCTGCCCTTTTCCGGCTTTGCTGTGGGCGGCCTGAGCGTGGGCGAGCCCAAGGAGGTCATGCTGGACATCCTGGCCCATACCGCCCCCCTGCTCCCTGCGGACAAGCCCCGCTATCTGATGGGAGTAGGCACTCCTTTGGACCTGCTGGACGGTGTGGCCCAGGGAATAGACATGTTCGACTGCGTCCTGCCCACTCGCAACGCCAGAAACGGCACCCTGTACACCAGCCAGGGCAAGATAAACATCAAGCGCCGGGAATACAGAGCCGACGACTCCCCCCTCGATCCCCAGTGCAACTGCTACACCTGCACAACCTTTTCCCGGGCCTACCTCCGTCACCTGTACACGGCCAGGGAACTGCTGGCCTATCGTCTGAACACCCTGCACAACCTGGCCTTTTACCTGAACCTCATGCGCCGGGTGCGCGAGGCTATCAGTGCTGGAACATTCGCCCAGCTGCACCGGGAGATCCAGCAGATCTTCGGGGAATCCCAGAACGTGAAAGGGGTATGA
- a CDS encoding ABC transporter substrate-binding protein, translating into MKGLRTLCIGLVCILAFAGGLQAKTLKLAMDADPVSLDPQVQLSGGMLQYSHMVFDPLIRWTQDMTFEPRLAKSWERLDPTTVRFHLRKGVTFHSGNPFTAEDVVWTLERLKRSQDFKGLFEPFAGAKAVDKHTVDLITKEPYPLLLNMATYIFPMDSEFYTGTDAEGKAKDAIVKTGYSFANTHESGTGKYMVTQRQQGVRVVFEEYENYWDTDSPGNIDKIVLTPIKKDATRVAALLSGDVDFIMPVPPQDYARISRTDGIKLVTLPGSRIITFQLNQKRRPEFENRKVRQAIVHAVNNAGIAQKIMTGKATAAGQQAPEGYLGYVEELTPRYDLQKAKELMAEAGYADGFECSMIAPNNRYVNDEKIAEAVVSMLGKIGITVNLKTMPKAQYWDQFDAQVADIQMIGWHPDTEDSANYTEFLLMCPNKETGYGQYNSGNYCNPKVDELIKQCQSETDREKRAQMLKEVERILYKDAAFVPLHWQHLSWAGTEDLRIKPIVNVMNFPYFGDLVME; encoded by the coding sequence ATGAAAGGTTTGCGTACATTGTGCATTGGGCTGGTCTGCATCCTGGCCTTCGCCGGCGGGCTGCAGGCCAAGACCTTGAAGCTGGCCATGGATGCTGATCCTGTCTCTCTGGATCCGCAGGTTCAACTTTCCGGGGGCATGCTGCAGTACTCGCACATGGTCTTTGACCCCCTGATCCGCTGGACCCAGGATATGACATTCGAGCCCCGTCTGGCCAAGTCCTGGGAGCGTCTGGATCCGACAACTGTGCGTTTTCACCTGCGCAAAGGAGTCACATTCCACAGCGGTAACCCCTTTACAGCCGAGGATGTGGTCTGGACCTTGGAACGCCTCAAACGGAGTCAGGATTTCAAGGGCCTTTTCGAGCCCTTTGCCGGGGCCAAGGCGGTGGACAAGCATACCGTGGATCTGATCACCAAAGAGCCCTACCCCCTGCTCTTGAACATGGCTACCTATATTTTCCCCATGGACAGCGAGTTCTACACTGGGACCGACGCGGAGGGAAAGGCCAAGGACGCCATTGTCAAAACCGGCTATTCGTTTGCCAATACCCATGAATCCGGGACCGGGAAGTATATGGTCACCCAGCGGCAGCAGGGCGTGCGGGTGGTCTTTGAAGAATACGAAAACTATTGGGATACCGATTCTCCGGGGAATATCGACAAGATCGTGCTCACCCCGATCAAGAAGGACGCCACCCGGGTGGCGGCCCTGCTCTCTGGAGATGTGGATTTCATCATGCCTGTTCCGCCCCAGGACTACGCCCGGATCAGCAGGACTGACGGGATCAAGCTGGTCACCCTGCCCGGGAGCCGGATCATCACTTTCCAGCTGAACCAGAAGCGGCGGCCGGAGTTTGAGAACCGGAAGGTCCGCCAGGCCATTGTCCATGCAGTGAACAATGCGGGCATTGCCCAAAAGATCATGACGGGCAAGGCCACTGCCGCCGGACAGCAGGCCCCGGAAGGCTATCTGGGCTATGTAGAGGAGCTCACTCCCCGCTATGACCTGCAGAAGGCCAAGGAGTTGATGGCTGAGGCCGGATATGCGGACGGGTTTGAGTGCTCCATGATCGCCCCCAATAACCGGTATGTAAACGACGAGAAGATTGCCGAGGCCGTTGTCTCTATGCTGGGCAAGATCGGGATCACGGTCAATTTAAAGACCATGCCCAAGGCCCAGTACTGGGACCAATTCGATGCCCAGGTGGCTGACATTCAGATGATAGGCTGGCATCCGGACACCGAGGACTCGGCCAACTATACCGAGTTTCTGCTCATGTGCCCGAACAAGGAGACCGGCTACGGGCAGTACAACAGCGGAAACTACTGCAATCCCAAAGTGGATGAGCTGATCAAGCAATGCCAGAGTGAGACGGACCGGGAAAAACGGGCCCAGATGCTCAAAGAGGTGGAGCGTATCCTGTACAAGGATGCGGCCTTTGTGCCCCTGCACTGGCAGCACCTGTCCTGGGCCGGAACGGAGGACCTGCGGATCAAGCCGATCGTGAATGTCATGAACTTCCCCTACTTCGGGGACCTGGTCATGGAATAG
- the lon gene encoding endopeptidase La: protein MNEYTYYIAGEDREMIQLPLMTLRDVVMFPRAIIPLYVGREASIKAVEKALADYNKKIFLVTQRNPEDEKPQQADLFETGVICKILQLLRLPDGTVKVLFEGQDRAGWEGEDPLFDESADFPVISSWVLEEEVSTGAEVDTLVTMVHEAVSTFGQKNKNLSQETIKAITGIEDPGHLADMIVPHLKVDFSQKQEALEKLNPYSRLEMVYGLLLSQIEHSEVEEKINERVKEQIEQNQKQYYLNEQLKAIHKEMGVEQESGEELDELLERLDAKDMPDEAREKTKREIHKLKHIPPSSAEYTVIRNYVDCILDLPWNTMKNIDLDIDQATKILDEDHYGLEKPKERILEFLAVQKLVEKISGQILCFVGPPGVGKTSLAKSIARSMDKEFVRLSLGGVRDEAEIRGHRRTYVGALPGKIIQALKRKEYNNPVMCLDEVDKMSTDFRGDPSSALLEVLDPEQNYAFSDHYLDLDYDLSNVFFITTANTLQTIPWALRDRMEIIQIPGYLETEKMQIAKSFLLPKQIAKHGLQNEQVHVSDQAVLEVIRHYTRESGVRNLERELASICRKLAKKVVREKKGGHSVQVNRKSVGNLLGVPQYRYGEREEKAQVGLSTGLAWTEMGGELLMIEVALMSGTGKIEVTGKIGDVMQESAKAALSYVRSRSELFGLRSEFYKEVDIHIHIPEGATPKDGPSAGITMGTALVSALLNMPVNNDMAMTGEITLRGRVLPIGGLREKLLAAHRGLISKVIIPKDNNKDLKEVPQTILKDLEIIQVEHMDEVLPQALVNVQSEEIFCGQPKGMSLVQSLRKEQNRPQAH, encoded by the coding sequence ATGAACGAATATACATACTATATTGCAGGCGAAGACAGGGAAATGATTCAGTTGCCCCTGATGACCCTGCGGGATGTGGTTATGTTTCCCCGGGCCATCATACCTTTGTATGTCGGCCGGGAGGCATCGATCAAGGCAGTGGAAAAGGCCCTGGCGGATTACAACAAGAAGATCTTTCTGGTCACCCAGCGCAACCCGGAGGATGAAAAGCCCCAACAGGCGGATCTCTTCGAGACCGGGGTCATCTGCAAGATCCTGCAGCTCTTGCGGCTTCCGGACGGAACGGTCAAGGTCCTGTTCGAGGGCCAGGACCGGGCCGGATGGGAAGGCGAAGATCCCTTGTTCGACGAGAGCGCCGATTTCCCGGTTATTTCCTCCTGGGTCTTGGAAGAGGAGGTCTCCACCGGTGCGGAGGTGGATACTCTGGTAACCATGGTCCACGAGGCGGTCAGCACCTTTGGCCAGAAGAACAAGAACCTGTCCCAGGAGACCATCAAGGCCATCACCGGGATTGAGGACCCAGGACACCTGGCGGACATGATTGTCCCCCATCTGAAGGTGGACTTCAGTCAGAAGCAGGAGGCCCTGGAAAAGCTCAATCCCTACTCCAGGCTGGAAATGGTTTATGGCCTGCTCTTGTCCCAGATCGAGCACTCGGAGGTTGAGGAAAAGATCAACGAGCGGGTCAAGGAGCAGATCGAACAGAACCAGAAGCAGTACTACTTAAATGAGCAGCTCAAGGCCATCCACAAAGAGATGGGCGTAGAGCAGGAGTCCGGTGAAGAGCTGGATGAGCTCCTGGAACGGCTGGACGCCAAGGACATGCCGGACGAGGCCCGGGAGAAGACCAAGCGGGAGATCCACAAGCTGAAGCATATCCCGCCTTCTTCAGCAGAGTACACTGTGATCCGCAATTACGTGGACTGCATCCTGGATTTGCCCTGGAATACGATGAAGAACATCGATCTGGATATCGACCAGGCCACTAAAATCCTGGATGAGGACCACTACGGGCTGGAAAAGCCCAAGGAACGGATATTGGAGTTTTTGGCCGTCCAGAAGCTGGTGGAGAAGATATCGGGACAGATCCTGTGCTTCGTCGGTCCTCCCGGGGTGGGCAAGACCTCGTTGGCCAAGTCCATCGCCCGGTCCATGGACAAGGAGTTCGTCCGCCTCTCCCTGGGCGGGGTCCGGGATGAGGCCGAGATCCGCGGACACCGGCGGACCTATGTCGGGGCCCTGCCAGGGAAGATCATTCAGGCCTTGAAGCGCAAGGAGTACAACAACCCGGTCATGTGCCTGGACGAGGTGGACAAAATGAGCACGGATTTTCGCGGAGATCCGTCCTCAGCCCTGCTCGAGGTCCTGGATCCGGAGCAGAACTACGCCTTTAGCGACCATTACCTGGACCTGGACTACGACCTGTCCAACGTGTTCTTCATTACCACGGCCAATACCCTGCAGACCATACCCTGGGCCCTGCGGGACCGGATGGAGATCATTCAGATCCCGGGATACCTGGAAACGGAGAAGATGCAGATCGCCAAATCCTTTCTCCTGCCCAAGCAGATCGCCAAGCACGGGCTGCAGAACGAGCAGGTGCATGTCTCGGACCAGGCCGTACTGGAGGTCATCCGTCATTACACCCGGGAGTCGGGGGTGCGCAATCTGGAACGGGAGCTGGCGTCCATCTGCCGCAAGCTGGCCAAGAAGGTGGTCAGGGAAAAGAAGGGCGGCCATTCGGTGCAGGTCAACCGCAAGTCAGTGGGCAACCTGCTTGGGGTGCCCCAGTACCGCTACGGAGAACGGGAAGAAAAGGCCCAGGTGGGGCTGAGCACCGGCCTGGCCTGGACCGAAATGGGCGGCGAGCTGCTGATGATCGAGGTGGCCCTGATGTCCGGGACCGGGAAGATCGAAGTGACCGGGAAGATCGGGGATGTGATGCAGGAATCGGCCAAGGCGGCCCTGAGTTATGTCCGTTCCAGGTCTGAGCTGTTCGGGCTCAGGTCCGAGTTCTACAAGGAAGTGGACATCCACATCCACATCCCGGAAGGCGCGACCCCGAAGGACGGCCCCTCGGCCGGAATCACCATGGGTACGGCTTTGGTCTCCGCTTTGTTGAACATGCCGGTGAACAACGATATGGCTATGACCGGAGAAATAACCCTCCGAGGTCGGGTTCTGCCCATCGGCGGGCTGCGGGAAAAGCTGCTGGCTGCCCACAGAGGGTTGATATCCAAGGTCATCATCCCCAAGGACAACAATAAGGACCTCAAAGAGGTCCCCCAAACCATACTCAAGGATCTGGAGATCATCCAGGTCGAGCATATGGACGAGGTCCTGCCCCAGGCCCTGGTCAATGTGCAGTCCGAGGAGATATTCTGCGGCCAGCCCAAGGGCATGTCCCTGGTCCAGAGCCTGCGCAAGGAGCAGAATCGGCCTCAGGCCCATTAA
- a CDS encoding ABC transporter ATP-binding protein — protein MPEPHNHPVLLEVRDLMVNFALRGGDLTALNGVSFSLDKGERLGLVGESGAGKSVAGFSIINLISKPGYIAGGKVLFQGREISSLPFEQLRRIRGNGINMVFQDPMMTLNPVLTVGTQMVETITAHQDVSEQEAAAVAVDKLRQVHIPSPEKRLHQYPHEFSGGMRQRIIIAISLLNNPQLIIADEPTTALDVTIQAEIMDLFMELCSQQHMGLILITHDLAVVSETTEKMAVMYAGRIVEQGPTDEVIADPQHPYTQGLIAALPQMEQRGTRLNQIPGTMPTLTSIPPGCSFHPRCSMARDICSVHTPELAPTQARERLVACHLFQP, from the coding sequence ATGCCTGAGCCACACAACCATCCTGTCCTGCTGGAAGTCCGGGATCTAATGGTCAATTTCGCCCTGCGCGGCGGGGATCTGACCGCATTGAACGGGGTCAGCTTTTCTTTAGACAAGGGCGAACGTCTGGGCTTGGTGGGTGAAAGCGGGGCCGGAAAATCAGTGGCCGGCTTCTCGATCATCAACCTGATCAGCAAGCCGGGATATATTGCCGGGGGCAAGGTCCTGTTCCAGGGCCGGGAGATCAGCTCCCTACCCTTTGAGCAGCTGCGGCGAATCCGGGGCAATGGGATCAACATGGTCTTTCAGGATCCGATGATGACCTTGAATCCGGTGTTGACCGTGGGGACCCAGATGGTGGAGACCATTACGGCCCATCAGGATGTCAGCGAGCAGGAGGCCGCGGCGGTGGCCGTGGACAAGCTGCGCCAGGTGCACATTCCCTCCCCAGAGAAGCGTCTGCATCAATATCCCCATGAGTTCTCCGGAGGGATGCGCCAGCGGATCATCATCGCCATCTCTTTGCTGAACAATCCCCAGTTGATCATAGCAGACGAGCCGACCACGGCCCTGGACGTGACCATTCAGGCCGAGATCATGGATCTGTTCATGGAGCTCTGCAGTCAGCAGCACATGGGGCTGATCCTGATAACCCACGATTTGGCCGTGGTTTCCGAAACAACGGAAAAAATGGCGGTCATGTACGCCGGACGGATCGTGGAGCAGGGCCCTACGGATGAGGTGATTGCAGATCCCCAGCATCCCTATACCCAGGGCCTGATCGCCGCCCTGCCCCAGATGGAGCAGCGGGGAACCAGGCTGAATCAGATCCCGGGGACCATGCCCACCCTGACCAGCATCCCGCCCGGGTGTTCCTTTCACCCCCGCTGTTCCATGGCCAGGGACATCTGTTCCGTGCACACTCCGGAGCTCGCCCCCACCCAGGCCAGAGAACGCCTGGTGGCCTGTCATCTCTTTCAACCCTAG
- a CDS encoding acyl-[acyl-carrier-protein] thioesterase, whose product MRVDLPWTVSYLDVDESFQLKPMALVRQMEEAAIRHTDLVGLSARDLYQEQGLAWMMYKIGLKILSLPAYGQELTVTTWSKGIKGFRALREFQIRDRDRVLARATSLWLLYDLRAERLKRIPGEMAEAYEIEAAHALDWDLAQWKPDADFPCQTTLPVTTRTSDFDLYGHVNHAVYIDYIDTALATTRGHHTWEGEVKIAFLRQIPRQVKRVDVLIGPEQETEMIGISTQDTVCALAERKTA is encoded by the coding sequence ATGCGCGTCGACCTCCCCTGGACAGTTTCCTATCTGGATGTAGACGAATCCTTCCAGCTCAAGCCAATGGCCCTGGTCCGACAAATGGAAGAAGCGGCCATCAGGCACACGGACCTGGTAGGCCTTTCAGCCAGGGATCTGTATCAGGAACAGGGATTGGCCTGGATGATGTACAAGATCGGACTGAAGATCCTGAGCCTGCCGGCCTATGGGCAGGAGCTGACCGTGACCACCTGGTCCAAGGGCATCAAGGGCTTCCGGGCCCTGCGCGAGTTCCAGATCCGGGACCGGGACCGGGTCCTGGCCCGGGCGACCAGCCTGTGGCTGCTCTATGATCTGCGGGCCGAACGGCTCAAACGCATCCCCGGGGAGATGGCCGAGGCCTATGAGATCGAAGCAGCACACGCCCTGGACTGGGATCTGGCCCAATGGAAGCCGGATGCAGATTTTCCCTGCCAGACAACCCTTCCGGTGACCACCAGGACATCCGATTTCGATCTCTACGGGCACGTCAACCATGCCGTGTATATCGACTACATCGACACCGCCCTGGCCACAACCAGGGGACATCATACCTGGGAGGGGGAGGTCAAGATCGCCTTTCTCAGACAGATCCCCAGACAGGTAAAGCGCGTGGACGTGTTGATCGGCCCCGAGCAGGAGACGGAAATGATCGGTATCAGCACTCAGGATACGGTGTGCGCCCTGGCTGAGCGCAAGACCGCATAA
- a CDS encoding ABC transporter permease: protein MRSRWQQFKDSYLWYSFKRDKVAIVSCAVFVFLFVSALLAPWISPYNPYDPANIDIMASETPPVWMDGGTSEYIMGTDAQGRDLLSTMIYGMRISITIGIFAVLLQAFLGIVIGLLAGYFGGRLDSFFMRMADVQLSFSYLMVAIFISAVLQAAIGVGRFGEIAVPFLIIVIGLAQWPQYARTVRASVLAEKKKEYVEAARVAGFNAGRIMWRHILPNCMSPILVLSTIQVANAVMSEAALSFLGLGMPVTRPSLGSLINSGFEYIFSGSWWITAFPGILLVILVLAVNLLGDFLRDVLNPKLYKG, encoded by the coding sequence ATGAGATCCAGATGGCAGCAGTTCAAAGATTCCTATCTGTGGTACAGCTTTAAGCGGGACAAGGTGGCCATTGTCAGCTGCGCCGTGTTTGTCTTCCTTTTTGTCAGCGCTTTGCTCGCTCCCTGGATCTCGCCCTACAATCCCTACGATCCGGCCAATATCGACATTATGGCTTCGGAGACACCACCGGTGTGGATGGACGGGGGAACATCCGAGTACATCATGGGCACTGATGCCCAGGGACGGGACCTTCTGTCCACCATGATCTACGGGATGCGCATTTCGATCACCATCGGCATCTTCGCCGTTCTGCTCCAGGCCTTTCTGGGCATCGTCATCGGTCTTCTTGCCGGGTATTTCGGGGGCAGACTTGATTCCTTCTTCATGCGCATGGCCGATGTGCAGCTCTCGTTTTCCTATCTTATGGTGGCCATCTTTATCAGTGCAGTCCTGCAGGCGGCCATTGGGGTGGGCCGGTTCGGGGAGATCGCGGTCCCTTTCTTGATCATCGTCATCGGTCTGGCCCAGTGGCCGCAGTACGCCCGTACGGTGCGGGCCTCGGTCCTGGCGGAAAAGAAGAAGGAATACGTGGAAGCGGCCCGGGTGGCCGGATTCAACGCCGGGCGGATCATGTGGCGGCACATCCTGCCCAACTGCATGTCCCCCATTCTGGTCCTGTCCACCATTCAGGTGGCCAATGCGGTGATGAGCGAGGCCGCCCTGTCCTTTCTGGGCCTTGGCATGCCGGTGACCAGGCCGTCCCTGGGCTCGCTGATCAACTCCGGTTTCGAGTATATATTCAGCGGGTCCTGGTGGATCACGGCCTTTCCCGGGATTCTCCTGGTTATCCTGGTCCTGGCCGTGAACCTGCTGGGCGATTTTCTCCGGGATGTGCTCAATCCGAAATTATACAAGGGATGA
- a CDS encoding oligopeptide/dipeptide ABC transporter ATP-binding protein, which yields MQNDSEYLVSAANLHKIFDISGGFLDQLSWKNGRLQREKTLVKAITDVSFAIRPGETLSVVGESGCGKSTLGRTVIGLHQPNSGEVFYKQTRIDTLSPQQMLPFRRRMQMVFQDPYASLNPRKRVIKILEEPLAFHFPRLTAAERRDRLEEVMLQVGGDPQWLNRLPHEFSGGQRQRISIARALVVDPEFIVADEPISALDVSIQAQILNLMLDAQEERGLTYLFIAHDLSVVEHISTRVAVMYLGTMCEVATTAELFSNPKHPYTQALLSAIPRLGHKREGHVRLKGEVPTPINLPPGCVFHRRCRFARDICRQEFPELMAMPDGRHVACHGIREGWV from the coding sequence ATGCAAAACGATTCGGAATACTTGGTCTCTGCAGCAAATCTGCACAAGATATTTGATATCTCCGGTGGGTTTCTGGATCAGCTCTCCTGGAAAAACGGCCGGTTGCAGCGGGAGAAGACCCTGGTCAAGGCGATAACCGATGTCAGCTTTGCGATTCGGCCCGGAGAGACCTTGAGCGTGGTCGGGGAGAGCGGATGCGGAAAGTCCACCCTGGGGCGGACGGTGATCGGCCTGCATCAGCCGAACAGTGGAGAGGTCTTTTACAAGCAGACCCGTATAGATACCCTAAGCCCTCAGCAGATGCTCCCCTTCCGGCGCAGGATGCAGATGGTCTTTCAGGATCCCTATGCATCTTTGAATCCGCGTAAACGGGTGATCAAGATCCTGGAGGAGCCTCTGGCCTTTCATTTTCCCCGGCTGACCGCTGCTGAACGCAGGGATCGCCTGGAGGAGGTCATGCTCCAGGTCGGGGGGGATCCGCAGTGGCTGAATCGTCTGCCCCACGAGTTCTCCGGGGGGCAGAGACAGCGGATCAGCATTGCCCGGGCCTTGGTCGTGGACCCGGAGTTTATCGTGGCCGACGAGCCCATCTCCGCCCTGGATGTCTCCATCCAGGCCCAGATCTTAAATCTTATGCTCGATGCCCAGGAAGAGCGGGGACTGACCTATCTGTTCATCGCCCACGACCTGTCAGTGGTGGAGCATATCTCCACCCGGGTGGCGGTCATGTATCTGGGAACCATGTGCGAAGTAGCCACCACTGCCGAACTGTTCTCCAATCCCAAACATCCGTATACCCAGGCCCTGCTCTCGGCCATTCCCCGTCTGGGCCATAAGCGGGAAGGGCATGTGAGGCTCAAGGGCGAGGTGCCGACCCCCATCAATCTCCCTCCGGGCTGCGTCTTTCACAGACGCTGTCGTTTTGCCCGGGATATTTGCAGGCAGGAGTTTCCGGAGCTCATGGCCATGCCCGATGGTCGACATGTGGCCTGTCACGGTATTCGGGAAGGGTGGGTGTGA
- a CDS encoding ABC transporter permease, with protein MFAFILRRILQAVLVMFVISVIGFAIKHNVGDPVRQITGISVSETEREALRDELGLNDPVYIQFGRFLADAVHGDLGTSFFYKKPATQVILSKAPATIELVVVSALIIVGLSVPLGIFAAIRPRHIFSRVVMGASIVGVSIPVFLTAIMGIYLFSIQLGWLPSFGRGATLNLWGWHTGFLTLDGWLHLILPSLSLSSIMLPLFIRLIRSEMMEVLETEYIKYAWAKGLNAYRIWFVHAFKNTLLPVITVGGVQLGITIAFTILTETVFQWQGLGFLFMEAVERSDTSLLVAYLMFVGLVMVVVNTVVDIIYGMVNPTVRITGAA; from the coding sequence ATGTTTGCCTTTATCCTTCGCCGGATCCTGCAGGCTGTTCTGGTCATGTTCGTGATCAGCGTGATCGGATTCGCCATCAAGCACAACGTGGGCGATCCGGTGCGCCAGATCACCGGCATCTCGGTTTCCGAGACCGAACGGGAGGCCCTGCGGGACGAGCTGGGGCTCAACGATCCTGTCTACATCCAGTTCGGCCGGTTCCTAGCAGATGCAGTGCACGGTGACCTGGGGACTTCTTTTTTCTACAAAAAACCGGCCACCCAGGTCATTCTGTCCAAGGCCCCGGCCACCATCGAGCTGGTTGTGGTCAGTGCCCTGATCATTGTCGGGCTGTCCGTTCCTCTGGGCATCTTCGCGGCCATCAGGCCCAGGCACATCTTCTCCCGAGTTGTCATGGGAGCCAGCATCGTCGGGGTGTCCATCCCGGTCTTTTTGACCGCCATCATGGGCATCTACCTCTTTTCCATCCAGCTGGGGTGGCTGCCCTCCTTCGGCCGGGGGGCCACGCTCAATCTCTGGGGCTGGCACACCGGGTTTTTGACTCTGGACGGCTGGCTGCACCTCATTCTGCCCAGTCTGTCCCTGTCCTCGATCATGCTTCCCCTGTTCATCCGCCTGATCCGCTCGGAAATGATGGAGGTGTTGGAAACGGAGTACATCAAGTACGCCTGGGCCAAGGGGTTGAACGCGTACCGGATCTGGTTCGTGCACGCCTTTAAGAATACACTGCTCCCGGTGATCACAGTGGGCGGGGTGCAGCTGGGGATCACCATCGCCTTCACCATTCTGACCGAGACGGTCTTTCAGTGGCAGGGCCTGGGCTTTCTGTTCATGGAGGCGGTGGAACGCTCGGATACGTCCCTTTTGGTGGCCTACCTCATGTTCGTGGGCTTGGTCATGGTGGTGGTCAATACGGTTGTGGACATCATCTACGGCATGGTCAATCCCACCGTGCGCATTACGGGGGCCGCATGA